The DNA segment AAGCGCAACGTCTGTATTTTTATCTGTTGACTGAAGTGTGCCCTGGCTGAAAATTCTAGTAGTTGAGTTGATACTAGTTCCTAGTCCTATCTGAGTAGCGTTCATACCGCCACGCTCACCTTGTGGTGCTGTGGCGACGGTTGGGGTTTGGCTTATGATATCGGCAAAATTTGCACGAGAGTATTTAAAACCAACGGTATTTACGTTTGAGATATTGTTTCCCTCTACGTCCATAGCTATTTGGTGTGCCTGAAGCCCTGTCACACCAGACCAAAGTGATCTCATCATAGTTTATCCTTTAAAATTTTAATCTTTCAAAGGAGTAAGCAAAAGGCGTTCCAAATTTAAAGCAATATAGCTCCTAGTGTCGCGCCGATGATAAGAGGGATATTAAAAAACATAAACGTAGGCACGCATGTATCGTAAATATGGGCGTGTTTTCCGTCTGCATTTAGCCCAGATGTAGGTCCTAGCGTGCTATCACTAGCAGGGCTACCAGCGTCCCCAAGGGCAGCTGCAATGCCTATAAGCAAAATAATCGCAGGAGTATCAAGTCCAAGTGATACAGAAAAAGGCACGTATATAGAGGCGATAACTGGTATCGTGCCAAAGCTAGAGCCTATGCCCATAGTGATTAGCAAACCAACAATAAGCATAAGAAGCACTCCAACGATCTTACTACCTGCGATCAAACTAGCAAATTTCACAAGCTCTTCAATACCACCACTCTCTCTAAGAACAGCGCCATATCCAGCAGCCACAAGCATTATAAAAGCTATAAAAGCCATCATCGCAAGACCTAGGCTCATAACCTCATCTACCTTATCATACTCAATGCCTTTAAAAACTATCATAACCACAAGCCCACTTAACGCACCAAGTGGCATAGACTCTGTGTAAATTTGAATACCAAAAGCCACAACCGCACCAGCTAAAACCGCCCACTCTTTTCTAGTCATAGTCGCATTTAGACTCTGTGTCAACATCTCATCGCTAACGCCATAATCTCTTTGTCTGCCATAAAACAGCACCGCCAAAAATAGTCCAACCAACATAGACGCTCCGCCTATCCACATAACGCTTTGAATATCTGAAATGCTCACATTTATGCCGTTGTTTTCAAGCTCTTTTTTAAGTATGTTATGAAAGAGCAAACCAAAGCCAACGCTTAGGCTGACATACGGTGCTTTTAAACCAAAAGTAAGTGCGCACGCCACGGCACGGCGATCTAGCTTTAGTCTGTTAAAAAGTGGCAAAAGCGGTGGTATGAGAACTGGGATAAAAGCTATGTGAACTGGTATTAAATTTTGCGACAAGCAAGATATAGCAGCGATACTAAGGACTAAATAGGTTGATTTTTTGCTTAAAATTTGACTGATTGCGTTTATTAAAATAGCCGTTAAATTTGTCCTAGCAATAGCAGAAGCCAAAGCTCCAAGCAAGATATAACTAAGCGCCGTTTCAAGGTTGCCCTTCATTCCGCTAATTAAAATAGACGTCGTATCTACGATACTAATACCGCTCATCACACCCGCAACGAGTGCTGAAATAAGTATGGCTAATAAGATATTAAATCTCATCAAACACAAAGCCGTCATAACTAAAATACTGATAACTACGGGATTTGTAAGCATTTTTATCCTTTTTATTTTATTATATCCAAAAATGCTTTTTAAATATTTTAATAATGAAAATTTTAAATTTATTATACAAAGAGTGAGTAAAACTAGATTTTTTTAATGACAGCAGAGGTGTTTGTGATAATATCGTGAAAATTTAGCCTATCTTTTCTAAAAAAACACAGCAATAACCCAACCACACTAAAACCAGCCAAAATAAAGCAAATGTAACGACATAGTGCGTAAAAAAAGCTTATCTTGCGTCCAGTTTTTAGGTTGATTAGATAAATTTGTTGTGCTTTATAGCCTGGTGTTTGGGCTTTAAAAGCAAAAAATAGCGAAACAATCACGCCAAAAAGAGCGTTGCATATAAAAATAGCAATTTGTGAGCTTTTAAAATCATCTTTCCCGTCAAGCACAACATAGGTCGTAATATACAAAATAGGCATTAAAATGATAAACATATCAATCACAAATGCCTTAAAACGCATAAAAATCGGTGCGATTGTCGCCTTTTGTTTTGACATTTTTAAAATTTAGTTTCCGCGACTTCCAGGCTTAACGGCGACGCTACCACCTTTACAAAGCGGGCACTCATCTGGCGTGTAAATTTCAAACTCAAAATTTCCTAAGGCAAAAAGTGGCTTATCAAAAGGTAGTTTGCACTCGTTTTTTCGCTCGGTTTTTATGTTTGCAAGTGAGCAAAATCCACGATTTGCAAGGGCAGCAAATGCCACGACTTTACCACCTAGGCTCTCAATGATTTTTGCACTCTCTAACGCAGAGCCACCAGTGGTTATAATGTCCTCACAGATTATAAATCTCTCGCCTTTTTTTACCTCAAAACCACGCCTAAGGCTCATCACTTTATCCACTCGCTCAGTAAATATAAAGCGTTTTTTAGCGGCACGTGCTAGTTCATATCCAGCTAAAATTCCACCCAAAGCAGGCGAGCAAACGCTATCAAACTCCACGCCATTTTGTGCTATCACACACGCTAACTCATCAGCCAAACGCCCCGCTAAAATCGGATCTTCAAGCACCTTTGCACTTTGTAGGTAAAATTCCGAGTGGTTGCCACTTGAAAGCAAAAAATGTCCTTGCAGATATGCCCCAGCGTCCCTGTAAATTTGCTCTATGTTCATTTTCAGACCTTTAAAAGCTCTGCTTCTTTCTCTTTTACGATTGTATCGATCTTTGTGATATAGCTATCAGTGATTTTTTGCACTTCATCTTGTGCTTTTTTACTCTCATCTTCGCTTATGGCTTTGTCTTTTTCTAGCTTTTTAACCTCGTCATTTGCGTCTTTTCGTACGTTTCTAACGCTAACTTTTGCCTTTTCGCCCATTGCTTTTGCGTGCTTTGCGTTCTCTTGGCGTTGCTCAATTGTCATTGGAGGGAAAAATAGTTTTACGCCTTCGCCGTCAGAATTTGGATTTACGCCGATATTTGCCGCTTGGATAGCTGATGAGATTGTCTTTATCATTGACTTCTCCCAAGGTGTTATCGTGATAGTTGAAGCGTCGGTTGCGATAACAGTGGCAACTTGATTTAGCGGAGTTTGTGAGCCGTAGTAATCAACAAAAACGTGATCAAGAACACTGATATTTACCTTGCCAGTTCTAAGCGTCGTAAAGTCGCGTTTTAAAGCCGAGATCGCCTTTTCGTTGCCGTCTTTTTGTTTAGCATAAATTTCATTCAACATTATTTATATCCTTAACTAGAATTTTTGTAGTGGTTTTGCGTCCTATTTTTAGTGAAATTCTCACTTTATACTTATCAAGTGGATTTTTAAATTTGTAGTAAAAAACTCCATCTTTTATATCCACGCTCTTATACGAGCTAAGCCCTGAAACAAAAAACTTGGCTTTTGTGGCGTTTTTATCATCCACAATGATACTTAGCTCATCGATGACGTTATTTTTTGGATAGTCTTTTGGAAATATCCACTTTGCGTCAAGATACTCATCAGCGAAGGCAACGTCCATACTTGTTTCATCTTTAAGCGGAGTTCGATTTAGATCAAACCTGTCGCTTTTAGCCGAAACCGCCCCCGTATTTTGGTTTAAAAGTGCTTCAAAGCCAAATTCCTTTGCCTTTTTTATCACTCTTTCATCATATTCGCCATACGGATATGCAAAATACTTGGGCTTTTTGCCCATATATTTTTCAAAAACAGCTATGCCGTCACTAAAATCCTGCTTTAACCTATCGTCATCTAGTCCAACCATATGCAAATGTGCGTATGAGTGATACTGAATATCTCCATATTTAGACGTCTCTTTAATCTCATCAAAACTCATATAATCGCCATATTTTCTAGCACTTGCCTCGACATAAACAAACAGAGTAAATGGATAGCCATACTCTTTAAATACTGGCAAACCATTGCGGTAAAAGCTCTTATAGCCGTCATCTACAACTAGCACGACCCAGTTATTTGGTACATCTTCGCCATTTTTTAATCGCTCCACCATCATCTCTAGCGGGACGACTTCATAGCCTTTTTGCTTGATATAATCAAACTGCTTACGCAAAATTTCTGTCGAGATATTTGTGCTAGAGTGCTTTGGGTCATCAAAACGATGATAGACAAAAATATGAGCATCTGCAAATGCAAATACAAACCCAAATACGAGTAAAAACAGAATCCGCATTATTTCGCGTCAGGTGCAGTAGGAACTGCGCTATCTTTTGCTTTTGGCACTATGCTTTGTATATTTGCACTATCAATTAATGAACGCTTCATCTCTTTGTTATAAGAGTAGCCAAGCATTAGCGTGTTTAAAACAAATATGACCGCAACGACAAAGGTAAATTTTGCCAAAAATCCAGCTGGACCTTTTGCACCAAAGAGGCTTTCGTTACTACCACTATATGCTCCAAGCCCGATAGATGAGCTTTTTTGAAGTAAAACGGCTATCGTAATGATGACCGCTAAGACAAACTGCAACACTAAAAATAATGAACTCACGTGATTTCCTTTGAAATTTTTAGGGCTGATTATACAAAAAAAGTTTTAAAATTTTAATAAATCTCTTTTTCAATCTCGTAAAGTTCGTAGCGTATGCTTTTAAAAAGCTCTGAATACTCTAAATTTACGATTTTAAAGCACTCTTCAAGCACACGCGCACTCTCTTGTGCTCTTTTAAAATTTGCCGTGATTATGTCGTTTAAATCGGCTCTTTTTTGCTCATCTTTTGTGCTTGATTTTAGCACATCATTTGTGCTATCTCTAAATTTTATGAAGTCATTTTGTGGGATTTTTGCTTTGTGGCGAAGTGTTTTGATTTTTAGGGCTAGGGCTTTGTCGTTAAAGCCATATCTTTTTATGTCCTCAACGACTCTAAGCCCCTCTTTTAGTCTATTTAAATTTGCGTCTATAACTCTATAAACGTTACTCATCACGTCCAAAAATACCTAAAATTTGAAGCAATGAAGTAAATAAATTTACAAAGTCAAGATAAAGTGCAACCGCACCCTCAACTGGCGTTTCATAGTTGCCACGAATGATATTTTGTGTATCATAAAGTATGTAAGCACTAAATAAAATCGCAGATATACTTGCAATCACAAGCTGAAACATTGGGCTTTGCGTGAAAATGTTTATCAAACTTGCAACCACAACAACGATAAGTGCGATAAATAGCATTTTACCCATTGTCGTAAAGTCGCGTTTTGTATTCATAGCAAAAATGCTAAGTCCGCCAAAAGCAACGGTCGTAAGCGTAAATGCCTGAGCTACGATAGCCGCACCACTTGGCATACCCAAAATCGCATAAAGTAGCGGAGTAAGCGTAAGTCCGCTCATAAATGTAAATGCAAATAGCAAGATTAGATTTAGCCCTGCCTTGCGTTTTGCTGCCATTAAGGCAAATAGTGTGATAAACTCAACTATCACAATACCCCAGAACAAAAATTTGTTTTGGATTAGCGTTGCAGCCAGAAAGTAAATTCCAGTGTAAGCACCAGCTGTAGCTGCTAAAAGCGAAGCGGCAAAAAGCTGATAAGTCTGCTTGATAAACGCACTTAGGTTGCTTTGCGCGTAGGTTTGTTCTATCTCACGCTCTTGCGTGTAGTTTCTGTTGTATAAACTCATTTTTTCTCCTTTTTAATTTTTTTGTGAAATTTAGCAAAAAATAGGTAAATAAAGAGTAAAAATTTTCTTAAAAAATCTGTTTTTAGCTATTTTAAACAAAAAACTGATAAAATAAACACAAAATAAATAAAAACAAGGTAAAATTTTGTTTGATTTTAAAGAAATTTCTGAAATTTTTACAAATTCGCTTGGCAAAAATGCCGATGAGATTAACGCACTTGGCGGTATGACAAACTCAAACTTTCTAATCACTTCAAATGGCGAAAAATTCGTGCTTAGAGTGCCGGGCAACCGCTCAAATCAAATCATAAAACGAGATGATGAAAAACTAAATCAAACAATCGCTTCAAATTTCGGATTTAACGTAAAAACGGCGTTTTTTGATGAAGTTAGCGGGATAAAAATCACGGAATTTTTATCAAATGCCATAACCCTAAAACCAGCCACACTAAGGCAAAATAGTGAGAAAATAGCTAAAATTTTAAGCAAAATTCACAGCTCAAAAATGGAGTTTAAAAATGATTTTAACCCATTTTTACAGATGAAAATTTATCTAAATCTAGTTTCAAACGAAACGGCATTAAAATTTAATGGATTTTTAACAGCACTTGAAATTTTTAACGATTTAGAGCAAAAATTAACAAAAATCAATCAAAAATTTTACTCTAAAAATACCATCTTAGTTCCAACTCACGGCGATTTAGTGCCTGAGAATATCTTAATGTGCGATGAGAGAATTTTCATCATTGACTGGGAGTATTCAGGGCTAAATGACCCAGCTTGGGACGTGGCTTCTTTGTTTGTTGAAAGCGATTTTTCAAATGATGAAGAAGAGCGATTTTTGGGGCTTTATGGGGCAGATTTAGGACTAAAATCAAAGATAGAAATTTATAAAAGTGTGCAAGATATTTTATGGACGGCTTGGAGTTTGGTTAAAATCTCAAACGGCGATGAAAGCTACACAAACTACGCTAAAAAACGGCTAAAATCGGCATTAGAAAGGGTGTTATGAGCGGATTTTTTGCCGCACTTTTTAGTGGGATTTTATGGGCGTTTGACGGCACGATTTTGGCAAAAATTTCGCTAAATCCGCTAGTTTTGGCATTTTTGCACGACTTTTTAAGCTTTTTGGTTATCTTTTTGTTAATTATTTTTTTAAATAAATTTAAATATATATTTATAATTAAAAGACGCTCGTTAATAATCACTGCCCTAGCCTCATTTTTTGGCGGTTTTATCGGTATGGGCTCGTTTGTTTTAGCCATTTCTTACGCAAATATCGGCTTTGCAGCGGTGTTTAGCTCACTTTATCCCGTAGTTAGCGTGGTTTTAGCAAATTTTATTTTAAAGCAAAAGCTTAGCAAGACCGGACTTTTTGGGCTAGGCTTAGCCGTAGTTAGTAGCGTTGGGCTTTGTTTTTTAAGCTATAACGTGCATTTTAGCCTACTTGGTGCGATTTTTGGACTACTTTGTGCCTTTGGCTGGGGTGCTGAATGCGTGGTGATAAACTTAGCCCTAAAAGATGAGCTAAGCCCCTTAAATGCGTTGTTTATAAGGCAGGGTGTAAGCAGTATTTGCCTGTTTTTATTAGCCGTGTTTTTAGGATTTACTATCAATTTTGAAAGCGAGTTTTTTGGCTTTAAAAGTCTATTTTTAGCTGCAATTTTTGGTGCGTTTTCATACCTGCTTTACTACTTTGGTATCACTAAAATCGGCGCTTTAAGGGCAATGGGACTAAATATCTCATACTCATTTTGGGCGATTTTAATCGGCTTTGTTTTGGGCGGCGAATTTTCAATAGTTTTAGCCATTTTTGCCGTGCTAATTATCATCGGCTCACTGCTTACAAATTTATAAGGATTAAAATGAATGCAATCATCTTAGCTGCTGGGTTTGGCTCACGGCTTAAAGAGCTAACAAAAAGCAAACACAAGGCACTTTTTGATATTTTAGGTGAGCCAAATATTGAGCGAACGATAAAATTTCTAAACGAGCGAGACATTAGCGAGATTTACGTAATCACCGGCTATTTAAGCGAAAATTTTAGCTATTTAGAGCAAAAATTCGGAGTAAAACTCATTAAAAATGAGAATTTTCACGCCTCAAACAACCTAGCTTCATTTGCCCTTGCTTTGCCTTATTTTGGCGATAGTTTTGTTATTGACGCTGATGTTGTGCTTTTAAAAAATATCTTTCAAATCCGCCAAAATTCGCACTACTACACGACAATTAGGGCAAACTCACAAAAGCCAGAGTGGATTATCAAAACGCAAGAAAATCGCGTCGTTGGCATTGAAATTTCAGCACTCAATGCCCCTTCGCTTCTTGGCATTAGCTACTTTAATAAAACCGATGCAGACGTGATAAAACGCCACATTTTATCGCTTGAAAAAAGTGCGTTTTTAGACCCTAAAAAATATTACGATAACGCCGTTTTAGACGTGATTAGCGATATAAATATGGGCTTTTTAAACGTTCCGAATGAGCTTGTTGGCGAGATTGATGATAAAGATGATTTAGATGAATTAAATTTAAAAATAAAGAGGCTAAAATGCGAAAATTAAATGATAATGAGTGTAAAAAAGTAATGCTTGAAATGGCAAATGTAATTCACGAAATTTGCCTTGCAAACGATATAAAATACTCACTGGCATACGGGACTTTAATCGGTGCAATCAGGCACGGTGGATTTATACCTTGGGACGATGATTTTGATATATTTTTAACAAGAAAAAACTATGAAAAATTGATAATGGCTTTAAAAAAGCTTGATGATTTTTACCTGCTTGATTTAAACGTGGATGGTTACAATCTAAATTTTGCAAAGCTCTGTCATAAAAGATATGTCGGCGAGTTTTTAGATAAAAAACACGAAATTTATTTTAGAAAATTTGGCATTTTTATTGATATTTTTTGCCTTGATGAGATTAATAAAGACCAAAAAGATAGCCACTTTTTAAAATTAAAAAAGCTACTTAAAAAGATTGAGATCGCTAGTTTCCCAAATTATGACTATAAATATAAAAGCAAAGCTAAAAAAATTGTCAAGAAAATCACTCATTTTCCAAGATTTTTATACTATAAATTCTTTGAAAAAAGAGAAAAACTAATCAAAAAATATCAAAAATTAGAGAAAATTTTTAACGGCACAAATCAAGAAAATTTAGGGATTTTATCTACTGGATTTAAAGAAATTTATCAAAAAAGCGACTTTGATGACTACGTACTTTGCGATTTTGAAAATACAAAGCTTATGATTATCAAAAACTATGATGAAATTTTACGAACATATTACGGCGATTATATGCAGTTACCACCAGAAAACGAGCGTGTCGGACACCACCCTTACGCATTTTTTGACACCAAAATTTAGCTTTAAACCTACTTTTGATATAATCGGCTCAAATTTGTGTTAAATAGGAGTTTTATGAAAGCTTTATTAGAAGGTGCTGTAAGCTTTATGGAGGACGGATTTTTAGAGCACGAAGAGCTATTTAAAAGTCTGAAGCATAACCAAGATCCAAAGGTACTTTTTGTCACCTGTACCGACTCTCGCGTAGTGCCAAATCTCATAACAAACGCGCTACCAGGCGATCTTTTTACAATACGAAATATAGCAAATATAGTGCCTCCATACCGCGTGAGTGATGACTTTTTAGCTACAACCTCAGCCATAGAGTACGCTCTGCAAGTGCTAAATATAAAAACTATCATCATATGCGGACACTCTGATTGCGGCGGTTGTAAGGCAATTTATCAAGATGAAAGTAAATTTGTAAATACACCGAATTTAAGAAACTGGATAAAACTAATCGAACCTATAAAAACCGAAGTTTTAAAATTTACAAGCGACGATCCGGCCAAAATAGCGTGGTTAACAGAGCGATTAAATATCATAAATTCCATTGAAAATTTACTAACCTATCCAAACGTTGAGAGCGATTTTGACGCTGGAAAGCTTGAAATTTATGGTTGGCACTATATCATTGAAACGGGTGAAATTTTTAGCTACGATTTAAAAACCAAAAGCTTTAAGCTACTAGCAGTAAGGTAGATTATGAAATTTTGGCTTTTGCTTTTTGCGTTATTTACGTTTGTTTTTGGTGCTGAAGATAATAATACTATCGTGCAAATCACAGAGCAATTAGAGCAACTAAACTCACAAATAAACATACTAAAGGCTCAAACCGACTCAAACTCAAGCAAGGCAAATTTAGCTATCTTAAATGATAAAAAGGCAAAGTTGCTTGAGCAAATACCATTTTTCATAACTCAAATTTCTATAAAAGAGAGCGAGATAAAGAAATTTAGAGTCAAAAAGGCGGAGTTAGAAAAAATAGTCAAGCGATATGAAAATAGCCAAAATAAAACCGCTTACGTCCAAAATGCAATCGAGCTTGAGAGTATGAATATCGCACAAGCCTACTACACAACGTTAATAGAGCTTGAGGAGATGTTTAAAAACGGCACACACGCAAAGGCTATAAGAGAGCTTATAAATTCTGGACTTTTGACACTCCAAACCAACTCATACACAAATATCGAGGAGTTAAAATCACTTGATACAAACAAATTTGACGCTCAGATAAATGCCTTGCAGCTACAAAAGCAAAGCAGTGAAGAGGTTTTAAACTACTTAAAAACAAATGCTGATCTTCTTAGCTCAAACAGCATACTTTCAGAGCTAAATTTAACAACGGCAATAGAGTTTATCAACAAACAAATTCCAACTTTAGCGTCTAAATTTAATATTGGAAAAAGTGTCATCATCTTTGCTGTATTTGTATTTTTCATATCGCTTACGAGAATTTTGGCAAAACTCACATATTTGGTGCTTACAATACTTTCAAAGCAAGATGGCACCGATGAAAAAGAGCAAATTTTAATCATCGTCAAACGTCCGATAGCGTATTTGCTTATCATATATGCACTTAAAATTTGTGTAGGCGTTGGCTTTTATCCAGTTCCTATACCAATTAGTATCGCAACTGCACTATCCATAGCATACATTTTAGGTTTTGGTTGGTTAGCACTCACTATGCTTAATGGCTATGGATTAATAATCATAAGCGAACTAACAAAAAAGAGTGGACGCAAAGAGGTTATAAATTTAATCATAAAAATCATATATTTTATAATCATAATAATCACCATACTTTTAATCCTTGCACGACTTGGTTTTGATATTTCAGCAATTATCGCTTCACTCGGTATTGGCGGACTTGCCGTGGCGTTTGCAGCAAAAGATATTATCGCAAATTTCTTTGCCTCAGTTATGCTTTTGTTTGATAACTCATTCTCTCAAGGCGACAGAATAGTTTGTGGCAACATAGATGGCACAATAGTTGAGATAGGGCTAAGGAAAACATCTATAAGAAGCTTTGATAACGCCCTGATATTTGTCCCAAATTCAAAACTAGCAAGTGAGCCTATCATCAACTGGTCTAGAAGAAAAGCTGGGCGACTTATAAATATGACAATTGGACTTACTTACGACTCAAAACCCGAGCAAATTTTAAAGTGTATGTCAGAGATAAAAAGTATGCTTTTGGCAAATCCAAAAATTTCAAAACCAGATAATGGTGGTAGTTTTATAAGCGATAACAGAAGGCTAAAATTTAAGCAAAATATAGTAAGCATTGATGATCTAGCAGGTTATAAAAATGAACTTTATGTGGCTTTAGATAAATTAAATGATAGTTCTATTGATATTTTGATATACTGCTTTACAAAAACGACCATAAGGGCGGAATTTTTACAAGTTCAGCAAGAGATAATTTTAGGTATTATGGATATAATTGCCAAAAATAACCTTAGCTTTGCATTTCCTAGTCAAAGTCTATATGTTGAAAATAGCGATAAAAACGAGTTGCCATTTGTAGCAAAACAAGATGAAAGGAGTGAGGTATGAGCCAGTTTGAAGATGAGTTCGAAGAAGAACTTGAAGAGATCGAAGATGAAGAGTATGAGAACGAGCGTAGTTATAACTATGACGAAGATGACTACGAGTACGATGACGGCGACAGCGACGAAGATAGTTACGACAGCTACTAATGTTTAGTGTTCTTGATAAAACAAACTATATCGAGTATAAATCAGCAGATGGCATATATCGATTTTTGCTCGATATGGTCGTTGTGTTTAACATTTTAAGCACGTCGATATTTTTTATCCTAAATCATACGTTGATGTTTGTATCTGCTATTTTAGTGATCATAACACTCATCGTAAGAGTAAGATACAGCTATAAATATAAAAATTTCAGCATACTTTGGGTGCATTGTAATGTCATATACATAAGCGTATCCTCAACCGCAATACTGGGCTTTAGCAGCGGTTTTTATCTATGTTTGGTGCTTCTTGTATATTCACACTATTTTTGCACGTTTAATAACAAAATTTTCTCATACGCCATATCTTTGGGTGAGTTAGCAATCCTAATAGCAATGAAGCCAAATTTCCAAAATAGCTATGGTTTGCCACAGTGGTTTAGCAATATGTCGTTTGTCATCTGCTCTTTAATAGTGTTTTTTGTCATCATTAGGCTTGGAATGTTTGCAAATTTCTTAACAACAAGCTCGTATAAAGAGCTAAAAGATGAGAGAGACGAGCTTGAGCGTCTTTCAAAACACGACTACTTAACAGGACTTTTAAACAGGCGAAGTATCGAGCATATCATAAAATACAAGCCTAAAATTTTCAAAAAGCCAAATTCTGTCTTGATAATGGGCGACATAGATAACTTTAAATTCATAAACGACACTTACGGACATAACTGGGGCGATAGGGTACTTCAAGATATTGCAACGACTCTAAAAAAGATATTTAGAAAAGATGACTTTATTTGTCGCTGGGGTGGAGAGGAATTTTTAATAATAATCCCAGAGGCAAACATAGAGTTTATCCACAGCCTACCAAAAAGACTTTTAAAAAACATAAGCAACAACAAACTACCAAGCGGTGCGTCCGTGACGATGACCTTTGGTATGGTAATATTTTTAAACGGCTTTGATGATAACTTTGCGCAGATGATTAAAAAGGCGGATGAGCTTTTGTATCGTGGCAAAAAAAATGGCAAGGATCGCGTGGAGATGGAGATACAAAAATGATACAAAATTTATCAATGCACAAAATCAGCTCCACAACAGCCATAAAAATCACAAATGTCCTTATTTTACTATCGCATATCTTTTACCTTGCGATGTTTTACGCGTTAGGCGACAACGCGTTGATGACCTTAAACATATTCTCAGTTTGTATCTATATTTTTATAACCGCCATATCATTTTATGATGATGAAAATTTGAAAATTTCACTTGCAATTACTCAGTTTGAGATAGTTATCCACGCCACTTTATGCTTTATGCGTCTTGGCTGGGGATATGGGTTTGAGCTTTTGTTTTTTGCCTTTATTTTCACATCGCTTTTTACAGATATCAGATACAAGATACTGACAAATGCTCTTATTTTTACCCAAATTTGCATATTTTTTGGTTGCTACTATCTGTTTTATGATGGGACTGTTAAATATGATGGCTGGGAAAATACATTTTTTATCTCAAATGCCGTTGTGGCGTGTTGTTTTGCCATAATAGTTTCACGCCTTTTAGAGCTTTCAAACACTCTTGCCTTTATAAATGCAAGACAAGAAAAGATCGAGATAGAAGAAATTTTAAACCAAGATCCTCTCACAAAACTACAAAATAGAAACGCTCTAAATGCCTTTGTAAAGGAAAATTTAAACAATGAGCGGGATTTTGCAGTCGTGATATGCGATATAGATGACTTTAAAAGGATAAATGACACTTACGGACATAACGCTGGGGATAAGGTTTTAATCAACATCGCAGAGATTTTTAAAAATATCTTTAGAAAAGATGACTTCGTGTGTCGCTGGGGTGGGGAGGAGTTTTTAATAATCCTATGCGATAGCACAGACCAAAAAGCTTTAAGCGTTTTAGAGCGTGTAAGAAATTCCATAAACTCAAGCCATATTTTATATGAAGATACTCAAATTTCAGTTACTATGACTTATGGTGTATCTTGCTATGAAAGCACAAAAGAGCAAAAGGACATATACACGATGATAAAAGAGGCTGACGAGCGTCTATATAAGGGAAAACGAAGCGGTAAAAACTGTATCGTAAACGAGTGATTTAGCCCCAAAAGTGGGGCTAAGGATTAGTTACAACCGCAACCGCAGCAGCCACCGCCCTTGCCGTGAAGGTCG comes from the Campylobacter mucosalis genome and includes:
- a CDS encoding GGDEF domain-containing protein translates to MFSVLDKTNYIEYKSADGIYRFLLDMVVVFNILSTSIFFILNHTLMFVSAILVIITLIVRVRYSYKYKNFSILWVHCNVIYISVSSTAILGFSSGFYLCLVLLVYSHYFCTFNNKIFSYAISLGELAILIAMKPNFQNSYGLPQWFSNMSFVICSLIVFFVIIRLGMFANFLTTSSYKELKDERDELERLSKHDYLTGLLNRRSIEHIIKYKPKIFKKPNSVLIMGDIDNFKFINDTYGHNWGDRVLQDIATTLKKIFRKDDFICRWGGEEFLIIIPEANIEFIHSLPKRLLKNISNNKLPSGASVTMTFGMVIFLNGFDDNFAQMIKKADELLYRGKKNGKDRVEMEIQK
- a CDS encoding mechanosensitive ion channel domain-containing protein, whose protein sequence is MKFWLLLFALFTFVFGAEDNNTIVQITEQLEQLNSQINILKAQTDSNSSKANLAILNDKKAKLLEQIPFFITQISIKESEIKKFRVKKAELEKIVKRYENSQNKTAYVQNAIELESMNIAQAYYTTLIELEEMFKNGTHAKAIRELINSGLLTLQTNSYTNIEELKSLDTNKFDAQINALQLQKQSSEEVLNYLKTNADLLSSNSILSELNLTTAIEFINKQIPTLASKFNIGKSVIIFAVFVFFISLTRILAKLTYLVLTILSKQDGTDEKEQILIIVKRPIAYLLIIYALKICVGVGFYPVPIPISIATALSIAYILGFGWLALTMLNGYGLIIISELTKKSGRKEVINLIIKIIYFIIIIITILLILARLGFDISAIIASLGIGGLAVAFAAKDIIANFFASVMLLFDNSFSQGDRIVCGNIDGTIVEIGLRKTSIRSFDNALIFVPNSKLASEPIINWSRRKAGRLINMTIGLTYDSKPEQILKCMSEIKSMLLANPKISKPDNGGSFISDNRRLKFKQNIVSIDDLAGYKNELYVALDKLNDSSIDILIYCFTKTTIRAEFLQVQQEIILGIMDIIAKNNLSFAFPSQSLYVENSDKNELPFVAKQDERSEV
- a CDS encoding GGDEF domain-containing protein; its protein translation is MIQNLSMHKISSTTAIKITNVLILLSHIFYLAMFYALGDNALMTLNIFSVCIYIFITAISFYDDENLKISLAITQFEIVIHATLCFMRLGWGYGFELLFFAFIFTSLFTDIRYKILTNALIFTQICIFFGCYYLFYDGTVKYDGWENTFFISNAVVACCFAIIVSRLLELSNTLAFINARQEKIEIEEILNQDPLTKLQNRNALNAFVKENLNNERDFAVVICDIDDFKRINDTYGHNAGDKVLINIAEIFKNIFRKDDFVCRWGGEEFLIILCDSTDQKALSVLERVRNSINSSHILYEDTQISVTMTYGVSCYESTKEQKDIYTMIKEADERLYKGKRSGKNCIVNE